The Echinicola rosea genome has a segment encoding these proteins:
- a CDS encoding aminotransferase class IV: MNTTISGKTINANKEFMKPFCFAGDNIVDSEKASLHPLDIGLIRGYAVFDFFRTVDYVPLFLEDYLDRFVQSAAKAHLHLPFDENQLKRIVLELIEKNDLKQGGIRMILSGGVAENHFSPDHGSLFIFCEELLMPSNEKYSKGVHLLTAEYIRPIPEIKTTNYALPVYLSANWKANGAEDVLYYANGVVSESSRSNVFIVKKDVISTPQSNILKGITRKNILELAPHTQIRDITLEEVMAADEVFMSSTTKRILPITKIDHKPIGTGEVGKHTLRLMDLFKNMENEKAL; the protein is encoded by the coding sequence ATGAACACGACAATTTCAGGAAAAACCATCAATGCTAACAAAGAATTTATGAAGCCATTTTGTTTTGCCGGGGACAATATCGTTGACAGCGAGAAAGCAAGTCTCCACCCACTGGACATTGGACTGATCAGAGGTTATGCGGTTTTTGATTTTTTCAGAACAGTTGATTACGTTCCATTATTTTTGGAAGACTACCTGGATCGCTTTGTCCAATCGGCAGCCAAGGCCCACCTACACCTCCCGTTTGACGAAAACCAATTAAAGCGCATTGTTTTGGAACTGATAGAAAAGAACGACCTCAAGCAGGGGGGGATTAGAATGATCCTGTCCGGAGGTGTGGCTGAAAATCATTTTTCTCCAGACCATGGAAGTCTATTCATATTCTGTGAGGAGCTGCTAATGCCGTCCAATGAAAAATACAGCAAAGGTGTCCATCTTTTGACCGCTGAATATATCCGGCCGATCCCTGAAATCAAAACGACCAATTACGCTCTTCCTGTCTATCTCAGTGCCAACTGGAAAGCCAATGGTGCAGAAGATGTTTTGTACTACGCCAATGGGGTGGTATCCGAAAGTTCCAGAAGCAATGTCTTCATCGTGAAAAAGGATGTTATCAGCACACCCCAGTCCAATATCCTTAAGGGGATCACCCGAAAAAACATCTTGGAACTCGCCCCACACACTCAGATCCGGGACATCACACTGGAGGAGGTCATGGCGGCAGATGAAGTGTTCATGAGTAGTACCACAAAGCGGATTTTACCCATCACCAAAATCGATCACAAACCTATTGGTACCGGAGAGGTGGGTAAGCACACCCTGCGATTAATGGACCTCTTCAAAAATATGGAAAACGAAAAAGCCCTCTGA